A segment of the Chitinophagaceae bacterium genome:
AATCTAACCGAGCAATCGGTCAGCTGTTAAAAGACGCTGCCTTCCAGGCGGTGTCTTGCTTTTTATACAGTTATTTTTTTCGCTTAAAAACTTCCAGCATCCACATCATGAATAAAACTAATTACTCCGTTCATAAACACCTGCTGATCGTCCCACATTGCTAAATGACTTCCATTGGGGCAGTAGAGATAACGGCCTTTCTGCACCAGTTTACTTTGCTCTTCCATTGCTTTGGGGTCCATGGTATCAAACTTTGCACCTACCATCAGCGTTGGCACTTTCAGTTCTTTCAGCCGGCTTTTTATATCCCAGTTCAGCAACCTTCCTGCAACACCAAATTCTGAAGGCCCCTGCATCATAACATAAATTTCACTGTTCACATGCTTCATGGTACGGTTAAACCCATCGGGCCATTCTTCCAAACGGCATAAATGTTTTTTATAAAAATTGGGAAGCAGTAATTCCATGTAACGTGGATTTGCAAAGTCACCTTTTGCCTCAATAGCCCTGATTTCTTTCAATACGTTTGAATCCATATCTTTTGCGAGTACTTCATTGGCATACTTTCCATATTCCGGAATACTGGCCATCATATTGGCAACGATCACTCCCTTAAGATTGCTCTGATACTTCAATGCATATTCCATTGCAAGAATACCGCCCCATGAATTTCCCAGTACATAAAAATTACTGCTGTCGGCATGAATAGCTTTACGCACCTGTTCTACTTCTTCTACAAAACGGGCTGTTGTCCAGAGACTGCTGTCTTTCGGCTGATCACTGTAGTAGGATCCTAACTGATCATATTCATAAAACTCAAACCCTTCCTTCGGAAAAAAGCTTTCAAAACATTCCATATACTCATGCGTCATTGCCGGACCACCATGAAGCAATAAAATTTTAATTCGTGGATTATTGCCAAAGCGTTTTGTCCATACTTTAAATTCACCAACAGGAGTTTGAATGGGAATCATTTTAATGCCGGCCGACTGTACACCTGTATCACCATAGTTAAAGTAATCAGCAACAGTTAGTGTTGTTGTTTTTTCTTTACAGGAAAAGAAGAACACTGAAATTGCAATGAAAAGAATGATTCTCATATAAACAGTTTTGAATAAACGAAAGAAAAAATCAGCTGACTCTTACACGGGGATCAACAACTCCATACAATACATCAGCCAGCATATTGATCAACACAAAAATGAAAGCACTGATCAACACACTTCCCATTACCACAGGGTAATCTAATTTCTCCAGCGCATCTACCGTAACTTTTCCTATACCCTTCCACCCAAAAATATACTCAACAAAAAAGCACCGGCCAGCAATTCAGCAAACCATCCTGTAACAGCAGTAATTACCGGGTTGAGTGCATTGCGTAAAGCATGCTTCCAGATCACCACTCTCCTGCTCAATCCTTTTGCATAAGCAGTACGCACATAATCCTGGTTCAATACATCCAGCATGGAACTGCGTGTAAGTTGTGTAATGATTGCTAAGGGACGAATACCTAATGTTACTGCAGGAAGGATGAGGTTCTGTAAGGTATAGTACCGATTGCCCGTTTCTACATCAATATCAAACCAGCTGCCTGTCATGTTTAAGCCGGTGTATTTGTTCAATACAAATCCAAACAGGTAAGCAATCACAATTCCCATAAAAAAAGATGGAGCTGAAATACCAATGATACTGCTGAACACAGCTGTGGTGTCCATCCAGGTATCTTTTTTAACTGCTGCAATTACACCCAGGAAAACACCAAGCACTGTTGCCAAAATCATTGCAGCCACAGCTAACAGAATGGTGCCGGGTAATGCTTCCATCAGCAACTCTCCCACTTCTTTTTTTGTTTGATAACTGCGGCGCAGGTAAGGAAGTTTGACAGCGAAGTTTTTTTCTCCTCCAATAAATAATCCCTGCAATTTTTTCTTTTCAATTTCTTCTTTGCTGTGAATGGCAATGGGCGACACATCATTCACATACAATAAAAACTGTTTCCATTTGGGTTGATCGAGATACAATTCTTTTTTAATATTGGCGATGGTGGCACTGTCGCCTGTTTGCCCCATCACCAGTCTTGCAGGGTCGCCAAACCCCTGGAACATCCAGAACACAACCGTAACCACACCTGCCAGAACAAGGATGCCGTAGAAGAATTTTTTAAGAATGTATCTGCCCAATAGCGAAGATATTATTTTACGTTTTTAAAATTCGCCCCACTCCATTTTTCCACTACCACCGGGCCATTCATTTTATATAAAGTTGGGATTGCACGTGCAGCTGTTTTAATCGCTGTAACATCACAGGAAAGAACGGTGAGCCGACTTAATACTTCGTTGTCTTTGAACAATTGTCGGGCAGCATCTGGCACAGCCGTAACAATAAATAGTTTCTCTTTTGCTGCAATAGCTGAAACTTCTTTTATCCATGGATCATCTGCATGAAGATCATCGGTACTTTTTATAAACAATAAATAATAGGTTCCCTGTTGAAGTAGCACATCCGTTGTTAAATCAGCACCGTCAGCTGTTTTCAGATCAAAGTCTTTAATCTTCGGTTCATTGTTTTTTCCCTTTGTAACAAGCAACTGTTTACGGTCAACAAATTTCCAGGTACTGTCAGGAAGATTCTTCATCGTAAACTCCTGCTTCTTCCCCTCTTTTTCATAAATGAAGATGTACTCAAACTTATCCGGGATTGCATCAGCCGGCATTTTCTTTAATTCAAAAATATCATTCCCTTTTTTGAAGGGCAAACAATCAACCACGGGCAAATACTTCAGTGTGTACCACTGAAATCCAAAACTCAGGATCACTGCTGCCGTAATTTTCATCACATTCAACCAGTTTTTTGCAAACAATGGTTTTATGCTGTTCCGATACATCAAAATAATCGGAATCAATACCAGCAAGAGCAGGTCTTTGAAGAAAGATTGTTTTGGAGATAACGGAATGCAATCACCAAAGCATCCGCAGGATGCAAACTTCGCTGTTCCATCAGGATTAGTTGCCAGCCATGCATAGCCGGTTAAAAAGTGAAAAAGATAATAAGAAGTAATAGCAGCCAGCTGAAGAGTTTCATTCGCCAGCCAATAATCACAGCAACACCGGCAATTATTTCAAATGCATTCATCAGGATGGATAATCCCAGCGTATATTCATGAAATCCCTGTAATCCCCATGCTTCAAAGAATTCCTGCATTTTGTAACTCAGGCCCAAGGGATCATTGGCTTTTACCAATCCGGAAAAGATGAACAGAATTCCAACAAACCAGCGGATAATTGTGAGTATTACTTTCATGCGAATTGTTATCTCTTTTAAAAATCGTTCAGACCGCCTTCAGCGTTCCGATCGTACATCGCTCTTCCTACATCTTACCACGTACTTCCATCATCTCCTCACCCCTGGTGAACTCCTTCTCCAATCAGGATCAATCCAAAAACGGCGTAGTTGATGATATCATAATAATTGGCATCAATTCCTTCACTCACCAATGTTTTACCATCATTCAGCAAAATCTGCCTGATGCGTTGCAGCTTGGCCAGAATCAAATCAACAAAACTTTCCTGGCTCATTTCACGCCATGCTTCTCCATAATCATGATTTTTATCCAGCATCAGTAACTGGGCTTTGGCCATTTTTGTATCGTACAGTTCCAGCACTTTATTTACCGGCAGTTCTTCTGCTTCGCCTTCTTTTAAATCGAGTTGAATCAATCCGATAACAGCATAATTGAGAATTCCCTTGAATTCTGAAGCAAAGCTGTCGCCGATCTTTTGTTCCTGTTTTTCCTGGATGGTACGGATACGTTTAGCCTTGATATAGATCTGGTCAACGATGGAAATAGTGCGGTACACTCTCCATGAAGTTCCGTAATCAATGGTTTTCTTCTTAAAAATATCCCTGCATTCAGCAATTGCCTTTGTATATTGATCAATTGTACTCATTACTTGTTCAGAATTGTTTCGTTAATTCGTGCTTGTTTCACAGTCCTCAAAAATACAATGTACACACTCAACTGCAAAGGAAGATTATTGGTCATCGAAAAGCCTGTTGTAATGGGCATTCTGAACATTACACCCGATTCATTTTACAGCGGCAGCCGTGTGCAGCAATTAGATGAGATTCTTTCAAAGGCAGAACAAATGATCAATGAGGGCGCAGCTATTCTTGATATAGGCGGACAAAGCACCAAACCCGGCAGCGACCGCTTATCGGCAGAGGAAGAATTACAAAGAGTATTGTCGGCAATTCAGCAAATCAAAGAAAAATTTCCTGATACGTTTATTTCAATTGACACCTATCATTCAACAGTTGCTAAAGAAGCTGTTGCTGCGGGTGCAGATATGGTGAATGACATCAGTGCAGGTGAAATGGATAAGCAAATGATTTCAACAGTAGCTGCTCTTCATGTCCCCTATATTGCCATGCACATGAAGGGCACTCCTGAAACCATGCAGCAAAAACCTGCTTATGAAGATGTAGCAAAAGAAGTGATTGAGTACTTCATTCACAAACTGAATGAATGCAAACAGGCAGGTATTACAGATAGTATCATTGATCCCGGCTTTGGCTTTGGCAAAACCATTCAGCATAATTTTCAACTGCTGAAAAAACTCGAAGCCTTTCAAATTTTTCATGTTCCTGTATTAGCAGGACTCAGCCGCAAATCAACCATCTGGAAAACATTGAACACAACTCCCGAAGAAGCCCTGAACGGCACAACAGTGCTAAACACAATTGCTTTAACAAAAGGCGCTTCTATTTTAAGAGCGCATGATGTGAAGGAAGCAGTGGAAGCAATTCAATTACACCAAGCTATTATAAATGCATAAACTTGTAATTACCGGTCAGTAGAGGGCTTAAGACCGTGCATAAAAAACCGGAGACAGTTTCCTGTCTCCGGTTCGCTATTTCAATATTTTATATTATTGGTTTGGATTACCACCTGTTGGAGGAGCCGGAGGTCCTTGAGGTTGTGGTTTTGGAACTGTTATATCCAGTACTTCAACTTCAAACATCAGGTTTTCGTAAGGCTTAATTACAGGAGGATTACCCTGCATGCCATAAGCAAGCATTGAAGGAACGTAGATTCTTGCTTTACCGCCTTTTGCCAGTTGCTTCACGCCATCTTCAAAACCAGGACTCATTCCCTGTGCACCAATAACAAAACTCATTGGATCAGTATGGCCAAAAGAAGTATCAATATTTGAATCGAATTTCTTTCCTTCAAAATTCACACCTGTATACATTACAGAAACCTGCTTTCCACTGTCTGGTTTATCACCGGTTCCCGGGTTGAGAATTTCAACATAGGTTCCCAAAGGAGTTTTGGTTGCAGTAATATTTTTTGATTTGAGATAGGCTTCAACAGCTTTGAATTCTCTTTCTTTCTGTGCAGTCATTTCAGCATTGAATTCATTTTGAGCAGCAGTAAGGTCGGTCATTACTTTTGTAATGCGAATAGAGATCGTGATTTTATCACCTTTCTTTAAACCGGGAGGCATTTGACCCATATTCAGTTTTGCAATTGAATCAGCACTCTGAACAATAATACAGCTGTCGCCCGCATGAAGCATTGGAAGGATTTCAGAGAGATCATATGGACGCCCAACACTGTCAACTGCAGTAAACGCAGGAATCTTACCATATGAATTATAGGTAACAGAATCTTTTTGCTTTACAATTGCATTGAATTTGATAAAGCTGCCAGCTTTCAGCTGAGCACCTTTGCCATCAGAGATAATTTTGTACAGTAAACCACTCTTTGCTTTTTTGAAAGAGCCGCCCCCGCATGATGCCAGTACCACTATAGCAAGCATGGCAACAAAAATGGATTGAATTTTCTTCATTGTTTGTATTTAAATAGTTGATAATTGCGATTTATAATTCTGAATAACCGTTTTAAATAAGTTCACATTTGCTTCGAGGCTTTCGTCTCTTTCTCCACCTGCCGCATTGAAATGTCCACCCCCGTTAAAATGCTGGCGTGCAAAAGTATTACAATCAAACTCTCCTTTGCTGCGGAAGCTCCATTTTCTTTTTCGTCCCTGTCAATGATCAAAGCCGCCAGTTTTATACCCTGGATACCGAGCGGATAGTTCACCAAACCCTCTGTATCGCCGGTTTTAATCTGGAATCGGAGCAAATCCTGCTTGGTAACCCAGATCAGTGCGGTGTTGATTTCATAATCCACTTCCATCCTGTTCATGAGAACATGACCAATAAAACGGAAACGGTTTTCTAAAAAGTTATCGTAAATATGATCGTGAATAACTGTGTGCTCCAGGCCCCTGCGTTTAAAATCGGCAATCATTTCAAATACCGATGCAGAGGTTGATGCAAAACGGAAACTTCCCGTATCGCCCATTACTCCGGCATACAGGCACTGCATCATTTCATTGGTAAGTTTTTCAATATGACCGCTGTGCATAATGAAATCATACACCATTTCACAGGTTGAGCTTTTGGCGGTATTACTGATGCCATAAGCAAATACTTCTGTCTGTGGTTCACGATGATGATCAATCAACACTTTTTGTGTCTTTGCATTTTCCAATGCTGTTGCCATACGTTTGGTACGGTTGAGTGCATTAAAATCGAGACAAAAAATCCAATCGGCATCGTTTAAGATCGTATTGCACTTATCGATATTCGTTTCGTAGTTGAGTACATTTTCACAACCGGGCATCCAGTTTAAAAAAAGCAGCCCAGTTAGTGGGAGAAATGACCTGAACGGTATGTCCAAGCTGTACTAATAAATGATACAACCCCAACGACGATCCCATAGCATCGGGATCGGGCTTGTGGTGAGTGGTGATAACCACTTTTCCGGGACTGTGCAGTAAGGGGTATAATTCGTTGATTGCTTGCATATCGGGCGGCTGCAAATGTAGGGGAAAAGAAGGAGGTGGGAGTCAGGAATTTGGATAAGTACAGAGTTATGAACAGCCTGCCGATTCTCCATGCCTGATTACTAATTCCCGATTACGAAATCCCTTCCTTCTCTCATCTTCCCTATCTTTGCGGCGCAAAAAACAAAGAATACTATGAGCAATAGTACGTTTACAATGATCAAACCTGACGCCATGAAAAACGGCCATGCAGGTGCTATTTTAGACAAAATCATCAAGGCAGGCTTTCGTGTGGTGGCATTAAAGCAAACCAAACTAACTACTGAAACTGCAGGCGAATTTTACGCTGTTCACAAGGCAAGACCTTTTTTTGGTGAACTGGTTGAATTTATGAGCAGCGGTGTAATCATTGCAGCCATACTTGAAAAAGATAACGCAGTGGCAGATTTCCGCACACTGATTGGCGCAACCGACCCGGCAAAAGCCGATGAAGGAACCATCCGTAAGCTCTATGCAGCTTCAGTTGGTGAAAACGCTGTACACGGAAGCGACTGTGATGAAAATGCAAAAATTGAAGGAAGCTTTTTCTTCAGTGGTCTGGAGCAGTATTAATCATCGATTTTACAAATAAGTAATCCCCCTTAGTTTTAAAACTAAGGGGGATTTTTTTTCACTGAATCATTGGTAATCTTACCCTGCTGCTCTATTATTGCACAAACCAAAAACACTGCATCATGCGAACCCTCCTGTGCCTGTTATCCATGTTTATTTTCCATTCAGGTTTAGTTGCTCAAAAAATCCCCTCGTTTGGCAAAATTGACAAAGCTGATCTTGAATACAAGGAATGCAGCTACGATAAATCTGCTGTGGCAGAATACCTCATTGATTATGGTGAAGTAAACTATTTCATCAGTACATCAAACTTTATCAACGAAACAAGTTATCGCATACGTATCAAAATCCTGAATGAAAAGGACTTGAGCTTGCAAATGTGCGTATTCCCTATTACTCCAAAAATAACCGCCAAAAATTGGAGGCATTGACGGCTATACTTATAACCTTAATGAAAAAGGCGAAGTTGAAAGAACCAAACTGGAGAGAAAGTCTGTACTGGAGCAGCGGGTTGATGAAAATTATGAAATGGCTGTTTTTACATTGCCAAATGTAAAAGTGGGAAGTGTTATTGAATACAAATACGATCACTCCAAAACTAATTATATAGAAATAGAAGACTGGATTTTTCAACGCAGCCTTCCTGTAAGGTACAGTGAATACAATGTAACCATCCCTTCGGTGCTTGAATTTACTTACCAGGTAAAACGCACTCTTCCTGTAAAAGAAACTGTTGAAGGGATTAACAATACAAAACGGTTCATCATGACCGATATTCCAGGTCTTGACAGAGAGCCATACATGAGCTGTACAAAGGATTATTTACAACGGATAGATTTCCAGCTAAGATCAATCAATAATCAACCCATTTTAACTACATGGACCCAGCTGAATGAAGAATTGCTGGATGATGAAGATTTTGGCCTGCAGCTGAAAAAAAACATCCTGAAAAATTTGCCACTGGAAGATGAACTTAAGAAACTAACATCTGACTATGCAAAGATTCTTGCTGTTTTTAATTACGTAAAAAAGAACGTAGCCTGGAACGGAGAAAACAGAAGGTATTCTTCTAATGGATTGAAGACTGCTTTAGAAAAACATTCCGGCAACAGCGCAGATATGAATCTTCTGGTGATCAATTTACTAAGAGATGCAGGAGTAAATGCCTACCCATTACTTGTGAGCACAAGAGATAATGGCAGGATCAATACTTTTTACCCGTTTATTTACCAGTTTAACAATGTGTATGTGGTAACAGAAGTTGATGGCAACCGTTATATACTGGATGCCAGTAATCCTCATAACCCTGCATTTATGGTTCCCTGGGATGTTCAGTTTACTGATGGATATTTGGTAGATAAAACAAAAGCAGGCTTTATTCCTCTTGCTGACACAAAACACCGGTTCAGAATCAGTGCCTCCATCTCAGCAGACCTGGATGAAAAAGGAATATTGAAATGTTCAGCTTACCTGCTGGCTTATGAATATGCAAAAAATCAGCGTCTTTCTTCATTTAATAAAGGCAAAGAAAAATATCTCACTGAATATTTTTCTGAACCACATCCTGAGTTCAAATTCGATTCTTTGCAGGTGAAAAATGAAGCGAATGATTCTCTGCCTCTTGAAAACCAGGTAAAATTCAATACACAACTTAACGCAAGCGGAGACTATTTCTTCTATTCACCAAACTTCCTTATGGAACTGGAGAAGAATGAATTTCTTTCCGATCAGCGGTTTACAGATGTTGAATTTGGTTTTACCCAATATTACACCATTGTTTCTACCATTCACTTTCCTGAAAATATGGAGCCGGAAGAACTGCCAAAGAATATTAAAATGATCATGCCCGATACAAGTATAGTGCTGCAGCGTTTCATGCAGAAAAACGAGAACAGTCTATCACTGCGTATTATACTTGAAATAAAACGTCCTACATACTATGCTGATGAATATGCTGATTTTAAAGAGTTTTATGCGCAACTGTTTGAACGCTTAAACGAGCAGATCGTGTTTAAGAAAAAAGCTAACCCAAAACCATGAGAAACATCCTTACGGTATTCTTCCTTTTCATTCAGCATATCGCTTTTTCACAAGGCCTGCTTACTTATTCATCGTTAACAATACCCGACAGTTTAAAGAAAGGTGCTGATGCGGTATTCAGACTGGATGAAACTGTAGTTGAAATCAACTCTGCGTCAAAATACACAGTCAGTGATCACAGGATTATTACCATTCTCAATAAAGACGGACTCAGGCATAGTGGCATTGTTTTCCTTACTGATAAATTAATAAAACTGGATGAAGCGGAAGTAAGAATTTACAATGACCTGGGACTTGAAATAAAAAAATACAGGAAGAAAGATTTTTCTGTTGTTGGCAACCCTTATGAAAGTTCACTGGCAACCGACAATAAATATTATTACCTTGAAGCTCCAATGCCGGAGCCTCCTTTTACAATTGAAGTAACCTCTGTAATAAAACTCTACGGTTATATCGATTTCCCCGATTGGAAATTTGGCTCGTCTGATGAATCATTTGAATTAAGCCGTTTCAAAATTGTTGTACCAACGGATTTAGATATTCGCTATAAAGCATATAATACAACGCTTACCCCTGCAGTTTCCACAGATGGAAATAATAAAGTTTATGAGTGGCAGGTTAAAAATCAAAAAATATTCCCGGCAGAAAGTAAAAGCTATGGATCTGTTTTAACAATTCCCAGGATAAGCATAGCTCCTAAGTATAAAAAAATGCAGACCGATACAAGATATGTAAGTATACAATTGGGAATCGGCGGATTGAAACCTTTTCCTGCATCCTTTGTTGAAGAGAAAAAGTATGGTGATTGTAAAGCACTGTCAAATTACATGAAACACCTTTTGAAAGCAGCAGGTATTAAGTCATATGCAGCTATCATTAAATCAGGAAAGAATGCCTATCCTGCAGATCCGTCCTTTCCAAATGAAGGCTTTGATCATGTAATACTTTGTGTGCCGAATGATAAGGATACAGTCTGGCTGGAATGCACATCTAAACTTCCTGAACCCGGCATTTTAGGAAACTTCACTGAAAACAGAAATGCACTGCTGATTACTGAAAACGGAGGGGTGTTGGTGAATACACCTGTAAGTAAAAGCTCAGACAATCAATGGCAGGCAAAAACTAATGTTGAACTGTTTGATGATGGCAGTGCATTTGTGAAAAGCCGCATTTTTGTATCGGGTGAATTCTGGGAATATATTTATGCCTATACTGATTCAAAATCAAAAGACGATATTAAAAAAGCGTTGGTGAATGTATTTGGTTATAAGGCCCCCGATGATTATGAATTAAAAATTGTAACTGATTCAGCTGACGGGCATGTAATACAGCTGAACATGGAATACAGGCAGTTTTTTGATTTCAAAGCCGGAGCAAAGCATTTTTTCCCCTTGCGCCAATACAAGCTGAATGATGAAACAATCAAAACAGCAGAAACAAGAAAGTTTGAATACCTCTTCGACTTTCCTTATATAAAATCTGATTCAACTGTTTATAAATTACCCGGCAACTTTAAGAAAGAAAACCTGCCACCAAATAAAGAAATTAAAAACAACTTCGTTTTCTATAAAACCGAAGTTCAGATAAACGAAACGGGAGATGAATTGAAAGTAGTAACACAACTCACATTGAACAAACATATTATACCTGCCCAGCAATACAATGAAGTGGCAAACAGTTTTGAATCGATCAAAAAAGATGAAGGCCAGAAAATCGTATTAAAGAAAGAATAAGCCATGGAAACCCATGGCTTAAATCAGCTTACTTTTATTCTGCGGTTCAGTTAAACTTTATGCGTTGAATTTTATGCTGATGATAACTGCCAGCGTAAAGAAGATCAGGAACACAATCAGAGGAATGTCTTTTCGGTTGTATACAACCTGAGTTTTTTCAAAACGTTTCATGGTTATTGGTTTTAAATTGGATAAATAAACAGTAGAGTACAAGATAAAACGTTTTTCCGGAAGTTTCATTGTTTCGAAGGCTAATTTCAGTGTTATCGCCTTTTTTTAACAGGCTTTCAACAGGAAATCAGTGAGTTAAGGCAGAACTACAGCTCTCTTCATCAGCCAGTCTGTCTGTAAATCACTGCCCAGAAGGAAGCTGTGTTCACTGAATTTCTCAAATCCCCAACGGGTATAAAAAGCAATTGCCCGTTCATTTTTTCCCCAAACACCAAGCCAGATCACCGCTTTATTTTGTTCTGCTGCAATGTCAATACACTTCTGCATTAAGGCACTTCCCACGCCTTTCCCAATTGCGGATGACAATGCATAAATGCGTGCAATTTCAATTGCATTTTCTTCTGCCAATATGTTCTCGCTGTTTTTTAAACGCATTCTTGCATAACCAGCCGCCTCATTATTTACATAAGCCAGTATGAAAATACCGTCAGCTTCTTCTACTTCTTTCGTCAATGCAGTTTTTGTAAACTGTTCGTTCAGGAAGAAGTCGATGTCTTCTTTTGTGTTGTCTTTTGCAAAAGCATCATAAAATGTTATGCGGCTCATTTCTGCAATCAGCTCAGCATCTTCGCTGTTTGCAAGTCTTATACTGATCTCATTCATTATCTTCTGTATTATTACTGAATTATTATGAATAGCCCGAAAATGATTTTATATTAAAGATAGTTCCTGTTGATTTCTTCTGAAACAAAAAAATTATCTTTAAACAGTTTTCATTGCCTTACTAACAAATACCAATACATGGACAGGAAATACTGGGAACGCATTGCACCGAACTATAACGTGGAAATATTTGATGTGTTACAAAATGACAAGTCGGGCAAAATTGTAACTGCCATTGAACGGATTGCATCCAAAGAAAAATCAGTTACAGATATTGGTTGCGCCATTGGCAAATGGATTCCATTATTAGCAACCGCTTTTAAACAGGTTATTGCAACAGACATTTCTGCCATTAATCTTGAACTGGCAAAGGAAAAATGTAAAGACTACCTGAATGTTGAATACCAGCGGATGGACATGAGTGCCGATACACTTACTGTTACGCCCTGCGATGTTGCTGTATGTATTAATGCCATACTTACTGATAATCTCAAAAAGCGCATCAATTTTTTC
Coding sequences within it:
- a CDS encoding proline iminopeptidase-family hydrolase, producing the protein MRIILFIAISVFFFSCKEKTTTLTVADYFNYGDTGVQSAGIKMIPIQTPVGEFKVWTKRFGNNPRIKILLLHGGPAMTHEYMECFESFFPKEGFEFYEYDQLGSYYSDQPKDSSLWTTARFVEEVEQVRKAIHADSSNFYVLGNSWGGILAMEYALKYQSNLKGVIVANMMASIPEYGKYANEVLAKDMDSNVLKEIRAIEAKGDFANPRYMELLLPNFYKKHLCRLEEWPDGFNRTMKHVNSEIYVMMQGPSEFGVAGRLLNWDIKSRLKELKVPTLMVGAKFDTMDPKAMEEQSKLVQKGRYLYCPNGSHLAMWDDQQVFMNGVISFIHDVDAGSF
- a CDS encoding DUF1599 domain-containing protein — translated: MSTIDQYTKAIAECRDIFKKKTIDYGTSWRVYRTISIVDQIYIKAKRIRTIQEKQEQKIGDSFASEFKGILNYAVIGLIQLDLKEGEAEELPVNKVLELYDTKMAKAQLLMLDKNHDYGEAWREMSQESFVDLILAKLQRIRQILLNDGKTLVSEGIDANYYDIINYAVFGLILIGEGVHQG
- the folP gene encoding dihydropteroate synthase; translation: MYTLNCKGRLLVIEKPVVMGILNITPDSFYSGSRVQQLDEILSKAEQMINEGAAILDIGGQSTKPGSDRLSAEEELQRVLSAIQQIKEKFPDTFISIDTYHSTVAKEAVAAGADMVNDISAGEMDKQMISTVAALHVPYIAMHMKGTPETMQQKPAYEDVAKEVIEYFIHKLNECKQAGITDSIIDPGFGFGKTIQHNFQLLKKLEAFQIFHVPVLAGLSRKSTIWKTLNTTPEEALNGTTVLNTIALTKGASILRAHDVKEAVEAIQLHQAIINA
- a CDS encoding FKBP-type peptidyl-prolyl cis-trans isomerase, translated to MKKIQSIFVAMLAIVVLASCGGGSFKKAKSGLLYKIISDGKGAQLKAGSFIKFNAIVKQKDSVTYNSYGKIPAFTAVDSVGRPYDLSEILPMLHAGDSCIIVQSADSIAKLNMGQMPPGLKKGDKITISIRITKVMTDLTAAQNEFNAEMTAQKEREFKAVEAYLKSKNITATKTPLGTYVEILNPGTGDKPDSGKQVSVMYTGVNFEGKKFDSNIDTSFGHTDPMSFVIGAQGMSPGFEDGVKQLAKGGKARIYVPSMLAYGMQGNPPVIKPYENLMFEVEVLDITVPKPQPQGPPAPPTGGNPNQ
- a CDS encoding nucleoside-diphosphate kinase; translated protein: MSNSTFTMIKPDAMKNGHAGAILDKIIKAGFRVVALKQTKLTTETAGEFYAVHKARPFFGELVEFMSSGVIIAAILEKDNAVADFRTLIGATDPAKADEGTIRKLYAASVGENAVHGSDCDENAKIEGSFFFSGLEQY
- a CDS encoding DUF3857 domain-containing protein; amino-acid sequence: MAVFTLPNVKVGSVIEYKYDHSKTNYIEIEDWIFQRSLPVRYSEYNVTIPSVLEFTYQVKRTLPVKETVEGINNTKRFIMTDIPGLDREPYMSCTKDYLQRIDFQLRSINNQPILTTWTQLNEELLDDEDFGLQLKKNILKNLPLEDELKKLTSDYAKILAVFNYVKKNVAWNGENRRYSSNGLKTALEKHSGNSADMNLLVINLLRDAGVNAYPLLVSTRDNGRINTFYPFIYQFNNVYVVTEVDGNRYILDASNPHNPAFMVPWDVQFTDGYLVDKTKAGFIPLADTKHRFRISASISADLDEKGILKCSAYLLAYEYAKNQRLSSFNKGKEKYLTEYFSEPHPEFKFDSLQVKNEANDSLPLENQVKFNTQLNASGDYFFYSPNFLMELEKNEFLSDQRFTDVEFGFTQYYTIVSTIHFPENMEPEELPKNIKMIMPDTSIVLQRFMQKNENSLSLRIILEIKRPTYYADEYADFKEFYAQLFERLNEQIVFKKKANPKP
- a CDS encoding DUF3857 domain-containing protein, producing the protein MRNILTVFFLFIQHIAFSQGLLTYSSLTIPDSLKKGADAVFRLDETVVEINSASKYTVSDHRIITILNKDGLRHSGIVFLTDKLIKLDEAEVRIYNDLGLEIKKYRKKDFSVVGNPYESSLATDNKYYYLEAPMPEPPFTIEVTSVIKLYGYIDFPDWKFGSSDESFELSRFKIVVPTDLDIRYKAYNTTLTPAVSTDGNNKVYEWQVKNQKIFPAESKSYGSVLTIPRISIAPKYKKMQTDTRYVSIQLGIGGLKPFPASFVEEKKYGDCKALSNYMKHLLKAAGIKSYAAIIKSGKNAYPADPSFPNEGFDHVILCVPNDKDTVWLECTSKLPEPGILGNFTENRNALLITENGGVLVNTPVSKSSDNQWQAKTNVELFDDGSAFVKSRIFVSGEFWEYIYAYTDSKSKDDIKKALVNVFGYKAPDDYELKIVTDSADGHVIQLNMEYRQFFDFKAGAKHFFPLRQYKLNDETIKTAETRKFEYLFDFPYIKSDSTVYKLPGNFKKENLPPNKEIKNNFVFYKTEVQINETGDELKVVTQLTLNKHIIPAQQYNEVANSFESIKKDEGQKIVLKKE
- a CDS encoding GNAT family N-acetyltransferase, yielding MNEISIRLANSEDAELIAEMSRITFYDAFAKDNTKEDIDFFLNEQFTKTALTKEVEEADGIFILAYVNNEAAGYARMRLKNSENILAEENAIEIARIYALSSAIGKGVGSALMQKCIDIAAEQNKAVIWLGVWGKNERAIAFYTRWGFEKFSEHSFLLGSDLQTDWLMKRAVVLP
- a CDS encoding class I SAM-dependent methyltransferase; protein product: MDRKYWERIAPNYNVEIFDVLQNDKSGKIVTAIERIASKEKSVTDIGCAIGKWIPLLATAFKQVIATDISAINLELAKEKCKDYLNVEYQRMDMSADTLTVTPCDVAVCINAILTDNLKKRINFFQALNICLNEDGYLILVVPSLESKLYTNIIANRWNVDNDNKEKIESVEKAFALAKNIKQGVTDIDNVPTKHYLKEELELLLTLEGFAVEQIEKINYTWKTEFNNPPKWLTEPFPWDWMCVAKKK